The genomic segment GGAGGAAATATCCGCAATATTTCCTTGAATGCCGCTTTTCTAGCAGCCAATGCCGGAGAGCCGGTGATGATGAAACATATTCTACAAGCGACCAAAAGTGAATATGTCAAGTTAGAGCGATCGCTCACTGATGTAGAAATTAAAGGTTGGCTCTGATCTGTTTAAGTTGAAGTGCCGATTCCTTACAGGGTGGGAATTTCGATTGTGAATTTAGAAACCTGACCTAAATCGAAACTCCAACGAGAATGCTGGGAGGAGGTCAATGACTCAACCAAGCGATCGCACCTCTAATCCAATCTTCTGCATTCGTGCTTTTTGCTAGCAGAGTATCTTGTCTGACGACAGCGATCGCCTGGGCAACTTCACTATTGCTATATCCCAAAGCCAGTAGTGTCATCTCCACATCTTCTAAAATCGCGGCAGAAGGACCAGTCGCGGTGCTAGTGACCCCTGCCGAGTGTCGCCATTCTGCAAGTTTAGTTTTCAGTTCCAGCGCCAGACGTTCGGCGGTTTTGCTACCAATGCCAGGAGTTTTCGCTAAGGTGCGAGTGTTGCCTGTAACGATTGCTTGAACTAAATCTGATAGCCCTAAGGTGTCTAAGAGGGCGATCGCGCCTCTGGCACCAATCCCGCTGACGCTGACGAGGGCGCGAAATAAATCCCGCTCAGCGGCGGAGCCAAAGCCATACAGGAGGACTTGATCTTCCCGAACTTGTTGGTGTGTAAAAACTTGCACCATTTCTCCCGCCGCCGGTAGCTCAGCCTCCAGGCGCGGCGGGATATGCAGTTCGTACCCAATCTGATTAACTTCCAGAATCAGGATGACGCGATTGGCGGTGCTTTTCTGGATGCCAGCTACCGTCCCTTTGAGATAGCCGATCATGCAAAGATGTTGAGGATGTAGGATAAGTTCATTCTAAAAAGCCGAAATGCTTCAGACCTTCTAGAATACCTCCAGCGCAATCCGCTTTTGCTAAATAGCGATTAATCGAAGGATTGGCGTAATGCCACTTTAGGAGTTCTGGCTGGGCATTCCCGACAATGATTCCTCGTTCCTCACCGGACTGAAAGAAAGCTACATCGTTGCCAGAATCACCACAAACAACGGTTTGTTCGGGAGGCATCTGAAATTGCTGTCGCAGAAACGTGGTTGCAGTTCCTTTATTGCCACCGCGAGGTAGGATGTCCAAGTCTTTGCCACTGCTATAGACCAACTTGACATCTAGCTTGCGTTCTTCCAACAAATCTTCTAGCTGAGGGAGAACTTCAACGGCGGCTTCCTCGGCGAGGAAGTAGCTAACTTTAAAGGGGCGTTGTTCGGATGGCGGTTGGGGAACGAGGTCAGAAAAATGAGCGGTTGTGGCGACGATCAAATCGCGATCCCAGTTGTGAGAAAGTTGCTCTACCCAAGCTGGATCTGGTGTATCGCTGCCATCTCGGTAAATTTCCGTCCCAACAGAGAGAACGAGGACATCGGGTTCTAATAGCTCCTGTTCGGTCTTCAGTTCTTGGTAGAGGACGGGGGAACGACCTGTTACATAAACAATCTTTGTCCCGTATTGTTGCCGATGCTGGCTCAGGCGGCGCTTGAGTTCTTCTAGAGCCTCGTCATCGCCTACTAAGGTATTGTCTAAATCGGTCAAGAAGAGAAATGGCTTCACGTTGCTCATTGCTTGGGATTTGGCTACTGGATTATTTTCCTATATGGGAGTTCATTAGGGGGATAGAGAGCGATCGCTTCCCATCACTCCTTAGCGACAATTGAAGATAAAAAAAACCTGGGAGCGTTTTGATAACTCCCAGGCGGATTACTTGAGGTGACATGATGACGAGAATGGGAGGGAATTAATTCTAGATCAGACCCCAGAAGTGCAGGAAGCCTTGACCTGAGAAGATTTCAATCAGCGCAGCGGCTAAAAAGCCAATCATCGCTAGACGCCCGTTCCAAATTTCTGCTTGAGGAGTGAAGCCGTATCTCCAAGCGTTACGATCGTCCATGACGGGAGTGGTTACTTTCTGTGTCTCTTGCATGGTGGGAACTCCGGGTTTATCG from the Coleofasciculus sp. FACHB-T130 genome contains:
- the ruvA gene encoding Holliday junction branch migration protein RuvA, giving the protein MIGYLKGTVAGIQKSTANRVILILEVNQIGYELHIPPRLEAELPAAGEMVQVFTHQQVREDQVLLYGFGSAAERDLFRALVSVSGIGARGAIALLDTLGLSDLVQAIVTGNTRTLAKTPGIGSKTAERLALELKTKLAEWRHSAGVTSTATGPSAAILEDVEMTLLALGYSNSEVAQAIAVVRQDTLLAKSTNAEDWIRGAIAWLSH
- a CDS encoding sucrose-phosphate phosphatase, with the protein product MKPFLFLTDLDNTLVGDDEALEELKRRLSQHRQQYGTKIVYVTGRSPVLYQELKTEQELLEPDVLVLSVGTEIYRDGSDTPDPAWVEQLSHNWDRDLIVATTAHFSDLVPQPPSEQRPFKVSYFLAEEAAVEVLPQLEDLLEERKLDVKLVYSSGKDLDILPRGGNKGTATTFLRQQFQMPPEQTVVCGDSGNDVAFFQSGEERGIIVGNAQPELLKWHYANPSINRYLAKADCAGGILEGLKHFGFLE
- a CDS encoding chlorophyll a/b-binding protein codes for the protein MQETQKVTTPVMDDRNAWRYGFTPQAEIWNGRLAMIGFLAAALIEIFSGQGFLHFWGLI